The genomic interval ATCactagcacacacacacacacacacacactcacacactcacacactcacactcacacactccaTATTGCTGgctcttatttcacttaatagcATAACAGGAAACAATCTTCTATTAAAAAAGTCTACTGGAAAGCATTTTCAAGTCTAGGAATTATGACAGATATTTGCGGCGTCTCCTGGgcgctttttttgttttttttttgagatggagtttcgctcttgtcacccaggctggagtgtactggtgcaatatcagctcactgcaacctccgcctcctaggtttgaccaattatcctgcctcagcctcctaagtagctgggactacaggcgcatgccactgtgcccagctaatttttgtatgtttaataggagggtttcatcatgttggccaggctggtctcgaactcctgacctcaggtgatccactggcctcagccttccaaagtgctgggatgacaggcgtgagccaccgcacccagctgagcctgctgctttttgtctttgatttttttttttacgtgaGAAAACACTGAACTGGGCTTTCTGGGTTTGCAAGTACAAGTCTCAGATTGACACccccaaaaagtaaaattattctgCACAACTAAagtaagaggtttttttttttttaggtgagagagagagcgagaaagagagagagagagctgcttTTAGGCACTGGCAGGCTGCCAGCATCTGGGGAGCTCCTGGACCAGGGTCTCAGGAAGGGCAGAGGCCTGGGGTTGGCTGGATGTTTGGGGGTGTTTCCACCTCAGAGACATGTGGCAACTCGGGAGGACACTGGGAGCCTGGGCAATGTTTTTGGTGGAGTTGGTGGAGGGTGCGCGCTGGTAAATGTCTCCCTTTGCTTGGGACCCCAGAGGCCTTGAGATCCCAGCAGCACGGGTGAACTGGAGAGGAAAGGAGTGCCGGGCAGGTGCGGCTGGGGCAAGCACCCAGGTGCCGGAGTTAATCCACTGAGGTTTAGCGGACCGAGCGCACCTACCATGAAACAAACGCTTGTCAGGCCAGACGAGGAGAATCAAGTCCGACGGTATCTTGCTTATGAGACGCATCTAGAGCAGAAGGATGGAACAGGGGGCAAGGGGGACGTTTGGGGGAGGTTTGGAGGAAGGTGTACCCCACAGGGCCTGGACGAGGCAGGCAGGAGCTGGGCTGACCGGGGAGCAGCCCTCGGGTCCTGGTGCCCTCCTGGCTCTCCTTGCCGGCGCCTGCTCATCCGGTGTCCCTGTCATTCCTGCAGCAGGTGCgttttcagtctttttctgtGCTAGGTGCCTAGTGCCAGGTGCCACGGATTCAGAGTGGACACATGGAAAAAGGCCACGATCTGCCTACTTGGTGGGGGGAGACAGACAAACCACACATAAGAAATGATGGTGTTCCTTTCGGGTAGAGGTAAGAGCCGGGTGGACATAAACAGCCTTGTCTCCCGCCCCTACCAGACAGGGCACTTCCAGATCAGCACCCTCTCCGCCCCTCTCCTAATTCCCCCTCCCCATGCAAGAACGGCCACTGTGCCTTGGGCTGCAGCTGCCGTCCCCGCTCTGTCTGCATACTGGGAGCCCCTCGAGGATGGACAGGATCTTGGGGCTCTGAATTTCCAGTGCCCAGCGACCCTGGCAGCACACAGGGATTTAGTTTCCCGAAGTCAGGGGCTGGACCAGCTGCTTTCAGGCCTTTCCCGTTCCTGCAGCGCCCCCTGCTGTGGAGGAAGCAGTCCCTGCAGCCACCACGGACCCCACACCCCACAGCCAGAGGGTCCTTGCATCCTCCTTGATAACCAAGTTCCCTCAGCCTCACCACGGGAACGCTCACTTTCCTTGGGCGATGAACAGTATAGAGGAGAAGCTCTCATTCTCCACTAGCGGGTCAAACAATttcagtcactttggaaaacggtgttttttaaattaaattaacttttttttttttttttttttttttttttaagacagggtcttgctctgctacccaggttggagggcagtggaaggatcacagctcactgcagccttcaacttctgagctcaagtgatcctcccacttcagcctcccaagtagctaggactacaaggcctgagccagcacgcctggctaatttgtggatttttagtagagcccaggtctcactatgttgcctaggctggtcttgaacttctggcctccagtgatcctctggcttaggcctcccaaagctctgtgattacaggcatgagccactgcacctgacttagACCATGTTTTTTAACCTCTCAGCACATACAAGGAGCCTTCTTAGAAAGATAGTTCTGCAAGTTCTGTATCAACATGCCCAGGGCACGAATAAGAACAAAGCCCTGTTGGAGCCCCAGGAATGCTTGTGTGGCATTTGGCTGAACCTTGGGTTGGACTCAATTGGATTGGGCATCTGACTTTCTCACCCACTGGCCTGCCCAGCTCTTGGCAAAGAACCACATCATGTTTTTCTTTGCGTCCTCATCCTCCCATGGTGCTTGATTTCTGAGCAAGCCCTTAGTTTGCCTGAATTCTCGTGCTTGCCTTTCTGTCTTGCATTCCTTTCGGGGTGCTGAGATTTTGCCTATTCATTCACTTAGTCATTCTGACAGTCGCTTATTCCACAGATATGTGAGTGTACCAGGGACGTGCTACCTGCTTGTTGAGTATACAGCCAGGTGGACAGAGCTAACATCCACTTGTTACTCCTGGAGGTGGGTAAGGTAAACAGTAATCAGATAGTGACACAGACACATGTCACAAACTGTAGTAAGCGCTATGAGGGGGGCACTTCCTATGCTCCCTTCCTATGTCCTCATATGAAGGGAAAGATGGTATGGAGCATCTATCAGGGTTGACGGAAGGCTGCAGGGGAGTGAGCAAGGGGGCAGGAGCCAGGTCAGGCCAGAGAACAGAGATTGGGCTTTATTCCAAGGTGAGAAGCTAATGAGGGCTTTAGGCAGAGCCCCATATGTCTGATTTATGTTGTTTATAGACCCCTTTGGCTGCTGTGTTCCATTCGGGGAGTGGCTTGgagtggggaaggggaagcaggaggcCACTTAGGCTGTTGAGTGGCCCCAGAGAGATGCTGGTGGCTTGGCTGAGTTGGGTAGCAGTGGGCACGGACAGAGCACTGGGGATACGTTGTGGGAGTGACGAGGTGGATATGAGCTCTTATTGACCACAGATTATTGCAAGCCTGAGCCCTTAGAAGATACTGCTGCAAGAGTCCATGAGAAGTTTCTGGCATGGAAAGTGGGGTGACAAGGCCAATATGATCCGAGCTGGGCCCCACTTGCTTGTGACCCGTTGGTCTCATTTCCAGGGCAGGCTGGTGACCTGCATTCCCTGTCCACATCCTGGGCCCATCTTTATCCTTATTCACTTTTAGCAGCAAGAAAAATTCCTTAGGAACTCACTTTTCGTCTTCTCATGAAGCCTCTGACAGCTCTTTAGCCAAGCTCGTTTAACACTGTAAATCCCAGGCCATTGTTTGGCTTTCTCCTCTCGGTTTGTCTCAGGTTTCAAGAAATAATCAGTTTTTGTGAGTTaagttttattggcacatagCAATGCCCATTTGCTGGcatattatctatggctgcttttgtgctccAAGGGCGGAGTGAGTAGTTGTGAGACCACATGGCCTGCAATTCTAAAACAATGACTGTCTGGCCCTTTTAGGACTTTGCTGGCCCCTGCCTGAGATCACTTAGCAGGTTCACACCAGGCTGCCTGACTCCAGCATCAAGACTCCTCCCATTCCTCAAAGATGTGGCCTCAGGGAAAAGCCACACGTGCTCACCAGCTCATTCGTAGCCAATTATATTTGGTGCCAATGATATTTGGTGCGTAAGCCGACTCCTGCACACCAGGCCCTTGGACCTCGGGGGTGTCCTATGGACTCCTGAGTCTTGTCGGTTCTTGTACTTGTGCGTGTGGCAGCTAAGGACAAATTAACTGACGCCAGTGTGATGGTGGGGCGCCTCCCTCAAGCTTTATTAGATCCTATCCCCATCTGTTGATACTTCCAGAAAGTGGGGGAATGCCAGACCCCAGCAGCAGAGATGGTCTGCGGGGGTCATCCAGGATGACATCTGGGCCTTCTCCCTCAGCTCCACGGGCACCAGCCCTCCTCCCAACCTGTTATTGACTTAAGAAAAGGCAGAGgaacagccaggtgcagtggctcacgcctgtaatcccagcactttgggaggctcaggcgggtggatcacctgaggtcggaagtttgagaccagcacgaCCAACACAGAGAACCTCTGcttctactaaagacacaaaaattagccgggcgtggtggcgcacgcctgtaatcccagctactcaggaggctgaggcagaagcgcttgaacccgggaggcggaggtttcggtgagccgagattgtgccattgcactccagcctgggtaacaagagcgaaactccatctcaaattaaaaaaaaaaaaagaagagtcagaAGGACCTGTTTTCCAAGATGCAGAGGGCCCTCTTAATTCGCCGACTGGTCAGAGTTAAGATAAAGAGGGAGCAGGCAGTGCCAAGGATGGGGGATGTACCTGCCCCCCCATCCCCATTCTTAAGGCAGGTATCTTCATCTAGTGTGTCTTGGACTGTACAAACCAGCTTCAATTCCCCAACCAAGAAGCCCCTGCACAAATCTCTATGTGAAAAgctcagaaataacaccaattAACTACAAGAATTTCAGAACCCAGGGTCTGTTAGAGATAAGCTGCATACAAAATCATGTTATCACCTGAACCAGGACCTTTTACTTTTAGATGGATTGCtagaatattttatatgattaGCATTAAAAACTTAAGCTGAATACCATTTTCTTACTggttattatacttttaattttctcaacCCAATTTACTTTCATGAAGGTAAATGACATATCTAAGCATTATACACCCCTAGCTAATAAACTTTTCCTTTATAGCACACTTGTTAACTTATGCTCTCTGGAATTTAAGGTTTCTATTATGCAGATACTCTTAGTTTTAAAGTTATtctaatttttcataatttgtcctactttttttttaagatggagtttcattcttgtagcccatgctgaagtgcagtggtacaatcccggctcactgcaacctccacctcccaaggcaaccgattctcttggctcagccttccgagtagctgggattacaagcgctcGACAGcatgcccagataaatttttatatttttagtagagactgggtttcatcatgttggccaggctgacgtggaacttctgacttcaggtgatctgcccaccttggcctcccaaagcactgtgattacaggtgtgagccaccacgcccggctcctaATTACTGCTTTTTAATACCAACTTTAAGTGAACAAATCTTTTAGCAATGTATTCCTTATGTAAGGATGCTATTTTCATATTCAGTGGCTGTcatcaaaatatatgaattccTTACAGGGTTACCAGCAGTTGCTGAATATTAAATGTAGGTTACTTGTACTTTCAGCATCTACATTCAGGAGTTCCTTGATTTGTAGTCAATGAACCACctgaataaaaaatgttaagtatgtgACAAGGAACGTCCACGGGGAGCTAGGTGCAAGATTACACGATCAGTCTTCACAATACACAGCAAAATGAACATACAGCTACTCGATGAACCTCAAAGATCTGTGATGACGCTGAAAATGACGCAGAAGCAACCTAAGCTGTCTGCTTGTTTAGGGTCTACTATTTAGTTGGGCCCCCTTATAAAACACGTTTGAATCTCCATAAAAGTCGATTGTATCCGCAGGAAAATCCTAATACCATTCACTCACACAGATCATTTATCCATTTCCAGGGGAAAGAAATATACCATGCTGTGAAACAGAAGCTAGTTTTTCACATTACCTCTCTAAAAGAGGTATACTCAGCCCCATTTCTTTATCCCACTACCAAAAGCAGATGAGCAATATGTCTATTTCAAACAAACCCAAAGAAATATGTAAAGTTCTTTTCAGAAGGAAACCATTTccaattaaaacttaaaatttctattaatatttaaattataaaccaAAGTTTGGCAATCCAAGAATAGATATGTTTGCTATGGACAAACCAAGACTGTGAGGTCATAGGTTCAAATACAACTTCGGAATTAGTCACAAAAAATCCATACATTTTCTCAGAAACTGTACCATTTCCTTTGGTTTACAATTCGTGCTACGGGAAGTTTAATACAGTATCAAGTAACATATCATTTACCCTAAAAAAGTAGGTTAGAGAAAACTGGATGACTATTACGACTGAATAATAACAAGGCTTCAATGGCTTCATTTTCTTATGATTATACAAACATGTAAATTTGAAAAGGTAATGCCGTGTAGTGAAATCCATAAAAATAACAGTTTTGCCGCGGTGCACAGAACAGTTCACTGATTCCCCCTGCCGTCGCCAAGCAGCTCTGATTCGAGTTGGAagacccaggccgggcgcggtgcgggccctgtggtttcagctactggggaggctaaggcggggtgggggagatcacttgagcccaggagttcccgGCCAGTTCCTGGgtcacatagcaagacccccgtctctctctccttttttaacTGGAAGACATAAAACGTCTACACAGTCTACACGGAATCATGAATATACTAAGGAGAGTCTGTGCACGGTAAAATTTAAAACTCCGCACTCCAACATCACAGACGTCCATGAGCACCACCTGCAGCGCCCTGCACACTGGAGGTAAGCCCCCGGCTGGGGTCTTCTGGCCGCGGCGGTCAGGCGTCAGAGCTGAGGCATCTCACTGCAAGGGAAGTAGTCTTCGGTCCGAAACAGGACGGGGGCTTCGTAGCCGGCTCGCTGCGGCCTCGAGGAAGACGACTTGCTAAAGAGCGAGGGCACGCTCATCGTGTGCAGGAGCTTCTTGAACGCCCTGGGGAAGGCGCCCAGCTCGGCCTCGGCCTTGGTGACCTGCTCCTCCATCCTGGCCACGCGGCCGCCCACCATCCTCACGAAGGCCTCCAGCCGGTCGATCCGGCTGTAGATGCGCCGCATCTCGGCGGCCTTGGCGTGGATGCGCGGCACTCCCTCGCGGACGACGTGGGACGAGTCGCCGCGAAGCATGTCCAGCATGCCCACGAACTCGTCCACTCTGGTGAGCAGGTCCTCCAGGCTCGCGTCCAGGGCCTCGACCTCGGGCCGCGCGCCGGCTCCGGGCAGCAGGCAGGCGGCATACCCCGCGGCGGCGCGGCGCAGCAGCGGCAGGTCGCGGCCCGGCGCGCCGTCCTCGGCGCCCTCGTCCTCCCACGGCCCCGAGGCGCTGCTGTGGCTTTGGGACACGGTGCCGCTGTCCCCGCTCCAGGCGGCGCACTGCGGCTCGGCCTCTTCCGCCGGCCCCTCGGGCGAGCGACCCTCCATGGCCCGCGACCGCCCGGCTGCGCAGCGCCGGCTTCCGACCTCCGCCCGctcacgcacacgcacgcacgcacgcacgcacgcgcgcTCACGCCTTTGCTTCCGGCGGCCTACGATCGCGTCTGTGCACGCGCATCCACCTTTGTTTCGGCCTCCGAGCGCGTTCACGCTCACGCAAGCGTGCTGAGGTTTTCTCACGCCCGACctcaaattaaacttttttttttttttaaagcgaaGGTATAGCAGGAATACAATACAGTGCATATATTTTAAGTGTGCACATTGATGACTTTGTACACATCCATACAACCATGCCTATTCTATGCAGACCAACAGGTAAGACATGTCCAGCACCCGTGAAAGTCTCCCTCctgtccttcatttctttttgctgtttaTAGTAAAATAAAGAGGTAAGCAAAACGAAACACAAAATGAATGGACCTTGACGACTTTAGATGATTTTTAAAGTCCTCAGCTTCGTCTGATTGCAAATGgtgtaaaattaagaaatagtttCCAAGCAAATATCAAATCCAGGgtactgccagaaaaaaaaaatgaagctgagaTGTGACGGTAAAATCCTTTAAATTCTCAGAAAAAGCAAAAGTGCTGCCTCAGAATACCATTCGGTCAGACTGACAGCTTCTTAAACAAATTAATGGTGTGCCTCACAGAGTCCATCAATGAAACCACACGGCCTCCAGAAGGCTGGGTCAGTATTATCAGCAGAAGCACAAGATAGAGATGGACTTACCTCAAAGGGATTTGTAGGCCACACTTTTGTCGAACGGAGTAAACcctgatgaggttttttttttttttttttttttttaactgagtcttactctgtcatctaggctgaagtgcggtagtgcaatcttggctcactgcaacctccacctcccaggcccaagtgattctcctgtcttagcctcctgagtagctgggactacaggcacatgccaccacacccagctaattttttatttttagtagagatggggtttcaccatgctggcgaggctggtctcaaactcctgacctcaggtgatccaaagttttttaaagataagtatACTGACACAAACATTGTGGATTGCACTGAAAGGAACCGGCCTTTGGATCCCCACTCCCCAGACTTCTACAAGCAAGAATCAGACTGAGAAAAGGACTCATCAGCAAACACATGCTACATTTCATGAAAAAGGAAGTATGACTCAGAGCATAAAGCCAAGAGTCCTGATGATGGAACTGGGAGTCATGGAGAATTACTCCTAGACCTTGACACTGGATGGCAGAGTCACTACAGACTGGTAACTTATATG from Saimiri boliviensis isolate mSaiBol1 chromosome 3, mSaiBol1.pri, whole genome shotgun sequence carries:
- the BLOC1S4 gene encoding biogenesis of lysosome-related organelles complex 1 subunit 4 — translated: MEGRSPEGPAEEAEPQCAAWSGDSGTVSQSHSSASGPWEDEGAEDGAPGRDLPLLRRAAAGYAACLLPGAGARPEVEALDASLEDLLTRVDEFVGMLDMLRGDSSHVVREGVPRIHAKAAEMRRIYSRIDRLEAFVRMVGGRVARMEEQVTKAEAELGAFPRAFKKLLHTMSVPSLFSKSSSSRPQRAGYEAPVLFRTEDYFPCSEMPQL